From a region of the uncultured Draconibacterium sp. genome:
- a CDS encoding glycoside hydrolase family 97 catalytic domain-containing protein, with protein MRTDKILSTGLFLLFAVAAFAQQMTVESPNEKLKVELTQSGNSVFSAWYLQVDYRADENFTSVIPKIDLGLLRNDQDFSKALSLTKVESTKLINEEYTALHGKRLQRKNTANEITFCFENENKSKLNVVVRAWNDGVTFRYEFPEKVGDFVIQDELTAYSIPNKTKRWLEEFDLSNERLYANSDSAAVQQNWSYPALFETPETDCWYMIHEADVDRNYCASKLSNYSIAEQYKVTLPHPGEGEGEALPQITLPWKSPWRVIIIGSLADVVESTLVDDVSKPSVLENTDWIKPGVASWNYWSHNHGTKDFKTVCEFADLAAEMNWPYTLLDWEWDQMENGGNLEDALEYIHSLGLKPLMWYNSSMFKWITSTPVDRMKTHENRMEEFAKLNKLGVYGVKIDFFLSEKQYMIDYYLDILEDAAQFNIMVYFHGCLVPRGWQRTYPHLMTYEGVRGAEWYNNGPELTAAAPEHNNVLPYTRNVVGSMDYTPVTFTNSQYPHITSYAHELALSVVFESGIQHFADRPEGFQNLPDAARTFLKEVPVVWDETKLLDGYPGKFTVLARKKGGNWYVGGINSAGRRERQQALDFSFLPKGQKFRLTLIADGEYDTVFSTQYLVVDNSSSINVKMLRRGGFAAVLKPIND; from the coding sequence ATGCGAACTGATAAAATTTTGTCGACCGGACTATTCCTGTTGTTTGCTGTTGCGGCTTTTGCTCAACAAATGACTGTAGAATCTCCTAATGAGAAACTAAAAGTCGAACTTACACAGTCGGGAAACAGCGTATTTTCAGCGTGGTATTTACAAGTAGATTACCGGGCCGATGAAAATTTTACTTCTGTTATTCCAAAAATTGATTTGGGTTTACTTCGCAATGATCAGGATTTTTCAAAGGCATTGAGTCTGACAAAGGTTGAATCAACCAAATTAATCAACGAAGAATATACCGCTTTACACGGAAAACGTTTACAGCGAAAAAATACCGCCAACGAAATTACCTTTTGTTTTGAGAATGAAAATAAATCGAAACTGAATGTAGTCGTTCGGGCCTGGAATGATGGCGTTACTTTTCGTTATGAATTTCCTGAAAAAGTAGGTGATTTTGTGATTCAGGATGAGTTAACCGCCTATTCAATTCCCAATAAGACAAAACGGTGGTTGGAAGAATTCGATCTTTCAAATGAACGGCTTTACGCCAACAGCGACAGTGCTGCTGTTCAGCAAAACTGGTCGTATCCGGCACTTTTCGAAACTCCGGAAACGGATTGTTGGTACATGATTCATGAAGCCGATGTGGATAGAAATTATTGTGCAAGCAAACTCAGTAATTACAGTATTGCCGAACAATACAAGGTTACGCTTCCGCATCCCGGAGAAGGCGAGGGCGAAGCATTGCCACAAATTACACTTCCCTGGAAATCGCCCTGGCGCGTGATTATTATTGGTAGCCTTGCCGATGTAGTTGAATCAACGCTGGTAGATGATGTTTCAAAACCATCAGTTCTTGAAAACACCGATTGGATAAAACCCGGTGTGGCATCGTGGAATTACTGGTCGCACAACCACGGGACAAAAGATTTTAAAACCGTTTGCGAATTTGCTGATCTCGCTGCCGAAATGAACTGGCCTTACACATTGCTCGATTGGGAATGGGACCAGATGGAAAACGGCGGCAATTTGGAAGATGCGCTCGAGTATATTCATTCGCTGGGCCTTAAACCGCTGATGTGGTATAACTCGAGCATGTTTAAGTGGATTACTTCAACCCCTGTCGACCGGATGAAAACGCATGAAAACCGGATGGAAGAATTTGCCAAACTAAATAAACTGGGAGTTTATGGGGTAAAGATTGATTTCTTTTTGAGTGAGAAACAATACATGATCGACTACTACCTCGACATTTTAGAGGATGCTGCGCAGTTTAATATCATGGTATATTTTCACGGCTGTTTGGTGCCGCGGGGCTGGCAGCGAACTTACCCGCATCTGATGACCTACGAGGGAGTTCGAGGAGCCGAATGGTACAACAACGGCCCTGAATTGACTGCAGCTGCACCCGAACACAACAACGTATTGCCGTACACAAGAAATGTGGTCGGTTCGATGGATTATACCCCGGTAACATTTACCAACTCGCAATATCCGCATATAACTTCTTATGCACACGAGCTGGCATTAAGTGTTGTGTTTGAATCGGGCATCCAGCATTTTGCCGATCGCCCGGAAGGATTTCAGAATTTACCCGATGCTGCCCGTACTTTTTTAAAAGAAGTGCCTGTGGTTTGGGATGAAACAAAACTACTTGATGGTTATCCCGGCAAGTTTACGGTTCTCGCGCGCAAAAAAGGCGGTAACTGGTATGTTGGCGGCATTAATTCTGCAGGAAGAAGAGAAAGACAGCAAGCACTTGACTTTAGTTTTCTGCCCAAAGGGCAAAAATTCAGGTTAACATTAATTGCTGACGGAGAATACGATACCGTTTTTTCTACACAATACTTGGTTGTTGATAATAGTAGTTCTATAAATGTAAAAATGCTTCGCAGAGGCGGATTTGCTGCTGTTCTCAAACCAATTAATGACTGA
- a CDS encoding glycoside hydrolase family 43 protein has protein sequence MKKRIIRISLTSQLTVLAMLFAIVASGAQPTKKSASSKAPVFSNFVYQGDDDVYKNYPLEDGEFYSPILQGCYPDPAITRKGDDYYLVCSSFAMFPGVPIFHSKDLVNWTDLGGVLDNPETFDTHDCGISAGVYAPGITYNPYNDTFYMITTAFTGGLNNIIVKTKDPKKGWGDPIKLAFGGIDPSIFFDDDGKAYIVHNDAPDRDKELYNGHRVIKVWEYDVEKDQVIEGTDKIIVNGGVDLAKKPIWIEAPHLYKKDGKYYLMCAEGGTGGWHSEVIFKSDSPTGPFIPAPSNPILTQRHFPKERENKVDWAGHADIVEGPNGQWYGVFLAVRPNEEQRVNTGRETFILPVDWSGEFPVFVNGLVPMEPKLDMPKGVENKTGKDGFFPNGNFTYEEDFSSDDLDKRWIGLRGPREAFIEKTLGGIQINPFEANVKEVKPTSTLFYRQMHNSFSYAATMDYAPESEKDMAGIVALQSENSNYVFGVTKKGDDYVLVLQRNFKQRFRREMESKVVASTKIDISKPLRLQVSAKGDKYEFSYAVDGADFETLGGTVSGDILSTDMAGGFTGCLLGLYATSANDAIPE, from the coding sequence ATGAAGAAAAGAATTATTAGAATCAGTTTAACTTCTCAGCTAACCGTTTTAGCTATGTTGTTTGCCATTGTTGCAAGTGGTGCTCAGCCAACAAAAAAAAGCGCTAGCTCTAAAGCTCCTGTGTTTTCCAACTTTGTATACCAGGGCGATGATGATGTGTACAAAAATTACCCGCTTGAAGATGGCGAATTTTACAGCCCGATTTTGCAAGGCTGTTATCCCGATCCGGCAATTACCCGCAAAGGTGATGATTATTATCTGGTTTGTTCATCTTTTGCCATGTTTCCGGGAGTTCCAATTTTTCATTCAAAAGACCTGGTAAACTGGACCGATCTGGGAGGCGTACTTGATAATCCTGAAACTTTTGATACACACGATTGTGGCATTAGTGCGGGGGTTTATGCTCCTGGAATTACTTACAATCCGTATAACGATACTTTTTACATGATTACCACAGCATTTACCGGAGGTTTGAACAACATTATCGTTAAAACGAAAGACCCTAAAAAAGGATGGGGCGATCCTATTAAGTTAGCTTTCGGAGGTATCGATCCATCGATCTTTTTCGATGACGATGGTAAAGCATATATCGTTCATAACGATGCTCCTGATCGTGACAAAGAGCTTTATAACGGTCACCGTGTAATCAAGGTATGGGAATACGATGTTGAAAAAGACCAGGTTATTGAAGGAACCGACAAAATAATAGTAAACGGTGGAGTTGATTTGGCCAAAAAGCCAATCTGGATTGAGGCACCACACCTTTACAAAAAAGATGGAAAGTACTATCTGATGTGTGCCGAAGGTGGAACAGGTGGCTGGCACAGCGAAGTTATCTTCAAAAGCGACAGCCCAACCGGACCATTTATTCCGGCTCCAAGCAATCCGATTTTAACACAGCGACACTTTCCAAAAGAAAGAGAAAATAAAGTAGATTGGGCAGGGCATGCCGATATAGTTGAAGGTCCAAACGGGCAATGGTACGGAGTGTTTTTGGCAGTTCGTCCAAACGAAGAACAGCGTGTAAATACAGGTCGCGAAACTTTTATTTTACCGGTCGACTGGTCGGGAGAATTCCCTGTGTTTGTTAACGGACTTGTTCCAATGGAACCAAAACTGGATATGCCCAAAGGTGTAGAGAATAAAACAGGCAAAGACGGCTTTTTCCCGAATGGTAACTTTACATATGAGGAAGATTTTTCTTCTGACGATCTGGATAAACGCTGGATTGGCTTGCGTGGACCACGTGAAGCTTTCATCGAAAAAACCTTAGGTGGTATTCAAATAAATCCATTTGAAGCGAATGTAAAAGAGGTAAAACCAACTTCTACCTTGTTCTATCGTCAAATGCACAATAGCTTTTCGTATGCTGCTACCATGGATTATGCGCCTGAATCAGAGAAAGATATGGCAGGAATCGTGGCTCTGCAAAGCGAAAATTCGAACTATGTATTTGGTGTTACCAAAAAAGGCGACGACTATGTATTGGTATTACAACGCAATTTTAAACAACGCTTCCGTCGTGAAATGGAGTCAAAAGTAGTTGCCAGCACAAAAATCGATATCAGCAAGCCGTTGCGTTTGCAGGTTTCGGCAAAAGGCGATAAGTATGAGTTTTCTTATGCTGTTGATGGTGCCGATTTTGAAACTCTGGGAGGAACTGTTTCAGGCGATATTCTTTCTACCGATATGGCAGGCGGATTTACAGGTTGCTTACTGGGATTGTATGCAACTTCGGCCAACGATGCCATTCCTGAATAG
- a CDS encoding alpha/beta hydrolase-fold protein: MKKVTSLLLPILVVLINFGVNAQVGEAPAGFDVLRNSIPHGKIDTVVYTSKTVGAERTTLVYTPPGYSAEKNYPVLYLLHGIGGDEFEWLNGGHPEIILDNLYAEGKVEPMIVVLPNGRAMKDDRATGNIYGADKVEAFANFENDLLNDLIPFIESKYPVIADREHRAIAGLSMGGGQSLNFGLGNLDVFASVGGFSSAPNTKSPEELVPNPEEAKQQLDLLFISCGDKDGLITFNKRTHDYMSENDIDHHYYVIPEGQHDFKVWKDSLYNYAQLLFK, translated from the coding sequence ATGAAAAAAGTTACATCCTTATTACTTCCAATCCTTGTTGTTCTTATCAATTTTGGAGTAAATGCTCAGGTTGGGGAAGCTCCGGCCGGATTTGACGTATTGCGTAATTCAATTCCGCATGGAAAAATAGACACAGTGGTGTACACCTCAAAAACAGTAGGTGCTGAACGAACCACACTGGTCTATACGCCTCCCGGCTATTCTGCCGAAAAAAACTACCCGGTTCTTTATCTTTTGCACGGAATTGGCGGCGATGAATTTGAATGGTTAAATGGCGGTCATCCTGAGATTATATTAGATAACCTGTATGCCGAAGGAAAAGTGGAGCCGATGATTGTGGTTCTGCCTAACGGCCGCGCAATGAAAGATGACCGTGCCACAGGTAATATTTACGGTGCCGACAAAGTTGAAGCATTTGCAAATTTTGAAAATGATCTGTTGAATGATTTGATTCCATTCATTGAAAGTAAATACCCCGTTATTGCTGATCGCGAACACCGCGCCATTGCCGGTTTATCGATGGGAGGAGGACAATCGCTGAATTTTGGATTGGGAAACCTTGACGTGTTTGCCTCGGTAGGCGGATTTTCGTCGGCACCTAACACCAAAAGCCCCGAAGAGTTGGTCCCTAATCCTGAAGAAGCCAAACAGCAGCTCGACCTGCTGTTTATTTCGTGTGGCGATAAAGACGGACTGATCACTTTTAACAAAAGAACACACGATTATATGAGCGAAAACGACATTGACCATCATTACTACGTGATTCCGGAAGGACAACACGATTTTAAAGTATGGAAGGACAGCTTATATAATTATGCCCAGTTGCTTTTTAAGTAG
- a CDS encoding DUF6057 family protein yields MKNRFEKVRFIYIVGWIVVFVALFLYMQLKERYSFYFTEQWNIFLYDWPFVKSVLWQPGGLARLIADFLIQFFIYPYCGALISAFLLTSTGIITSIILKRLAPALHLSVLSLLPVISLLFLQFNINYQLSGTIAFLLFLCAFIFYLKIQPLVMRIIYTACFSLLLYWLAGPVASLFVAAILLTELFLHFRSFYYFLLPVALVYLSAVVCLRLGVAGELKYLLLPDGYFTWKLQAGNVIYQPWLLMLAVLLLALLLGPVKLVKKNIQVAGLVIQFVVFGWLSVFNSSFMIDSRHETFKELDYYMRQQNWDKLLERCSQIDMNNYLYQNCRNVALAEKGLLAENLFDYKQGDLRSIYLSWDKTPYISVLLSDVYFSMGHIALSQRMAFESNESVNNYNPRMLKRLIQTNLIYGAYPVAKKYIAILEKTKYYADWARSQRRFLENDKAIEDDSLLGSKRECIFPENVLSGKNGFDSDLKQIIDHNPTHRATIQYLGAIYLLMRDMEGFKNMVEKYYDTPALPALPKGFQEGVMLFAANDTTALNHYAISDQVIQGFEAYKNKRNSQNMYLNFLLK; encoded by the coding sequence ATGAAAAACAGATTCGAAAAAGTCAGGTTTATTTATATAGTGGGCTGGATTGTGGTTTTTGTTGCCCTGTTTCTTTATATGCAATTAAAGGAACGTTACAGCTTTTATTTTACAGAACAATGGAATATTTTTTTATACGACTGGCCATTTGTAAAATCAGTGCTGTGGCAACCGGGAGGATTGGCCCGGCTCATTGCCGACTTTCTAATCCAGTTTTTTATTTATCCGTATTGCGGAGCTCTTATATCAGCTTTTCTGTTAACCTCAACTGGTATAATAACAAGTATAATTTTAAAACGCCTGGCGCCTGCTTTGCACCTTTCGGTTCTTTCATTATTACCTGTTATTTCATTACTGTTTTTACAATTTAACATCAACTACCAGCTGAGCGGAACTATTGCGTTTTTGTTGTTTTTATGCGCCTTCATTTTTTATTTAAAAATACAGCCATTAGTGATGCGAATCATCTATACCGCTTGTTTTTCGTTACTTCTTTATTGGCTGGCCGGGCCGGTGGCTTCTTTGTTTGTTGCAGCAATATTGCTTACCGAGCTGTTTCTCCATTTCCGAAGTTTCTATTATTTCCTGCTTCCTGTTGCCCTGGTCTATTTATCGGCTGTGGTGTGTTTACGCTTAGGTGTTGCAGGCGAACTTAAATACTTGTTATTACCTGATGGCTATTTTACCTGGAAACTCCAGGCCGGGAATGTGATTTACCAGCCCTGGCTGCTGATGCTTGCTGTTTTGTTGTTGGCTTTGCTTTTGGGCCCGGTTAAACTGGTCAAAAAGAATATTCAGGTTGCAGGACTGGTAATTCAATTTGTTGTTTTTGGCTGGCTATCCGTATTTAATTCGTCGTTTATGATCGATTCGCGTCATGAAACTTTTAAAGAGCTGGATTATTACATGCGCCAGCAAAATTGGGATAAATTACTTGAACGATGCAGCCAAATAGATATGAACAATTATCTGTATCAGAATTGCAGGAATGTGGCGCTGGCCGAAAAAGGACTGTTGGCAGAGAACCTTTTTGATTACAAACAGGGCGACCTTCGTAGTATTTATTTGAGCTGGGACAAAACACCATACATTTCAGTTTTATTAAGTGATGTGTATTTTTCGATGGGCCACATCGCCCTTTCTCAGCGCATGGCATTCGAATCGAACGAGAGTGTAAACAACTACAATCCACGCATGTTAAAACGTTTGATTCAGACAAACCTGATTTACGGCGCCTATCCCGTTGCTAAAAAATATATTGCTATTCTTGAAAAAACAAAATACTATGCCGACTGGGCGCGCTCACAACGGCGTTTCCTCGAAAACGATAAAGCCATAGAGGATGACTCCTTATTAGGCTCCAAACGAGAATGTATATTCCCCGAAAATGTTTTGTCAGGGAAAAATGGTTTCGATTCGGATTTAAAACAAATTATCGACCATAATCCAACACATCGGGCAACTATTCAATATTTGGGAGCCATTTACTTGTTAATGCGCGATATGGAAGGTTTTAAAAACATGGTAGAAAAATATTACGATACTCCGGCACTGCCAGCGTTACCCAAAGGATTTCAGGAAGGCGTGATGCTTTTTGCCGCCAACGACACCACAGCGTTAAACCATTATGCGATTTCGGATCAGGTTATTCAGGGTTTTGAAGCCTATAAAAACAAAAGGAATAGCCAAAATATGTATTTGAACTTTTTATTGAAGTAA